In the Chryseobacterium sp. MYb264 genome, one interval contains:
- the pelA gene encoding pectate lyase — protein MNLKICTLTLSLVAASFSAQVKDTLAEKIMLYQLPIGGWGKQLEDKSVVNYDLPIDKPLLKKIKSTGDDHATIDNNATSREINALIKAYSTTKNPEYLKSAEKGIAYLLLMQYKNGGFPQYYPNTGLYRKQVTYNDNAMINALTVLYNAAEGKNDFNVIDPKLKEKSKVALQKGIECILKTQVLQNGNPTIWADQYNEITLQPDKARAFEPISLATGESVGIVRFLMLQPVNPTIEKSINGALQWFKNNKIEGYSYNVSKVNGKAVRTLTEDKNSVIWARFYDIHTNKPLFGDRDGSVKYNYYDVSEERRNGYSWYGDFAEKLIAKEYPKWQERNGVGR, from the coding sequence ATGAATTTAAAAATCTGTACATTAACTTTAAGCTTGGTGGCTGCCAGTTTTTCAGCTCAGGTAAAAGATACTTTGGCGGAAAAAATAATGTTGTATCAGCTTCCGATCGGAGGTTGGGGAAAACAGTTGGAAGATAAATCTGTGGTGAATTACGATTTACCGATTGATAAACCCCTTTTAAAAAAGATAAAATCAACAGGTGATGATCACGCAACGATCGATAATAATGCAACGTCAAGGGAAATCAATGCTTTAATAAAAGCTTATTCTACCACAAAAAATCCAGAATATCTTAAATCTGCAGAAAAAGGGATCGCTTATCTTTTGTTGATGCAATATAAAAACGGAGGTTTTCCACAATATTATCCAAATACGGGATTATACCGAAAACAAGTGACTTACAATGACAACGCGATGATTAATGCTTTAACGGTTTTGTATAATGCTGCGGAAGGAAAAAATGATTTTAATGTTATTGATCCTAAACTAAAAGAAAAATCAAAAGTTGCCTTACAAAAAGGTATTGAATGTATTCTTAAAACTCAGGTTTTACAGAATGGAAATCCAACGATTTGGGCAGATCAGTATAATGAAATTACCCTTCAGCCGGATAAAGCAAGAGCTTTTGAACCTATTTCTCTGGCAACAGGTGAGTCTGTGGGAATTGTAAGGTTTTTAATGCTTCAGCCTGTAAATCCAACGATTGAAAAATCGATTAACGGGGCATTGCAATGGTTTAAAAACAATAAAATCGAAGGCTACAGCTACAACGTTTCCAAAGTAAACGGAAAGGCAGTACGAACTTTAACGGAAGATAAAAACTCTGTGATCTGGGCGAGATTTTATGATATTCATACCAATAAACCCCTATTCGGAGATCGTGATGGAAGTGTAAAATACAACTACTATGATGTTTCTGAAGAAAGACGAAACGGCTACAGCTGGTACGGAGATTTTGCTGAAAAATTAATTGCAAAGGAATATCCGAAATGGCAGGAGAGAAATGGGGTTGGGAGATAG
- a CDS encoding pectate lyase family protein, translated as MKKTFRAVFLMAVLSSTFVLTGCGQEEINNESTTNEIGLKSAVAGKIIPLADCVAPGWASQNGGTTGGGTAAETTVSTYAQLKAAIENTAVKVIKVTGTITITSRLSFQDQTGKTIYGASGAKLVSTNQTKDGSGIINIKRCNNIIIRNLIFEGPGAYDTDGWDNAILDDCRNVWIDHCEFRDGVDGNFDIKNKSDFITVSYTKFHYLKAPKAGGSGGTDDHRFSNLIGSSDGATADAGKLNVTFVRCWWAPGCRERMPRVRFGKIHILNSYFNSSVSNKCIAAGVQANIRVDGNVFENVKEPINLMSGYTAVTVTSNNTFTNTTGNKVGSGTAFTPPYSIGTLSLSSVKSDVTANAGATLTGNVCDSF; from the coding sequence ATGAAGAAAACATTCAGAGCGGTCTTTCTTATGGCTGTCCTAAGTTCAACTTTCGTATTGACCGGATGTGGTCAGGAAGAAATCAACAATGAATCAACAACCAATGAGATTGGTTTAAAAAGCGCAGTGGCAGGTAAAATTATTCCTTTAGCGGATTGCGTTGCTCCCGGATGGGCTTCTCAAAACGGAGGAACCACAGGCGGCGGAACGGCGGCAGAAACTACGGTTTCTACTTATGCTCAGTTAAAAGCTGCGATCGAAAATACAGCTGTGAAAGTCATTAAAGTTACGGGAACCATTACCATCACCTCTCGTTTGTCATTTCAGGATCAAACCGGAAAAACGATTTACGGCGCCAGTGGTGCTAAGCTGGTTTCCACGAACCAGACAAAAGACGGTTCAGGAATTATCAACATTAAAAGATGTAACAATATCATCATCAGAAACCTGATCTTCGAAGGTCCGGGGGCGTATGATACCGATGGTTGGGACAATGCTATTTTGGATGATTGCCGAAATGTCTGGATCGATCACTGTGAATTCAGAGATGGCGTAGATGGAAATTTTGATATTAAAAATAAATCTGATTTCATCACGGTTTCTTACACGAAATTCCATTACCTAAAAGCTCCAAAAGCAGGTGGTTCAGGAGGTACGGACGATCACAGATTCTCTAATCTTATCGGTTCGAGTGATGGAGCGACTGCCGATGCGGGAAAACTGAATGTAACTTTTGTTCGTTGTTGGTGGGCTCCGGGATGTAGAGAACGTATGCCGAGAGTGAGATTCGGAAAAATTCATATCCTGAACAGTTATTTCAACAGTTCTGTAAGCAACAAATGTATTGCAGCAGGTGTTCAGGCGAATATCCGTGTAGACGGAAACGTATTTGAGAATGTAAAAGAGCCTATTAATTTAATGAGCGGTTATACAGCGGTAACGGTAACTTCTAACAATACATTTACCAATACCACGGGAAATAAAGTAGGAAGCGGAACCGCATTTACCCCACCGTATTCTATCGGAACACTTTCTTTATCTTCTGTAAAGTCTGATGTAACAGCAAATGCCGGTGCGACATTAACGGGTAATGTCTGCGATTCTTTCTAA